In Rhizobium sp. ZPR4, a genomic segment contains:
- the proB gene encoding glutamate 5-kinase: MTARKPLDRYRRIVIKIGSALLVDRKTGLKKSWLDGMCADIAALKAKGIDVLVVSSGAIALGRSVLDLPSGALKLEESQAAAAVGQISLARAWSESLSHDDIVAGQILLTLGDTEERRRYLNARATINQLLKIGAVPIINENDTVATSEIRYGDNDRLAARVATMTGADLLVLLSDIDGLYTAPPHLDPQAKFLDTIADITPEIEAMAGGAASELSRGGMRTKIDAGKIATGAGCAMIIASGKTDRPLNAIENGARSSWFAPSGTPVTARKTWIAGQLQPAGELHVDDGAVTALGAGKSLLPAGVRRIVGHFGRGDTVAVIGPSGREIARGLVGYDAEEARQITGRKSAEIEAILGYAGRAAMVHRDDLVMTASVKTKAETLKKDEAHA, from the coding sequence ATGACCGCCCGCAAGCCGCTCGACCGCTACCGCCGCATCGTCATCAAGATCGGCTCTGCCCTTCTCGTCGATCGCAAGACCGGCTTGAAGAAATCCTGGCTCGACGGCATGTGCGCCGATATCGCCGCGCTGAAGGCCAAGGGCATCGATGTTCTGGTCGTCTCCTCGGGCGCAATCGCACTCGGACGCTCTGTTCTCGACCTGCCCTCCGGCGCGCTGAAGCTCGAAGAAAGCCAAGCGGCGGCGGCCGTTGGTCAGATCTCGCTGGCTCGCGCCTGGTCGGAAAGCCTGTCGCATGACGATATCGTCGCCGGCCAGATCCTTCTGACGCTCGGCGACACCGAAGAGCGCCGCCGTTACCTGAACGCCCGCGCCACCATCAACCAGCTTCTGAAGATCGGCGCCGTGCCGATCATCAACGAGAACGACACGGTCGCCACAAGCGAAATCCGCTATGGCGACAATGATCGCCTCGCCGCCCGCGTCGCCACTATGACCGGCGCCGACCTTCTGGTGCTGCTGTCCGACATCGACGGTCTCTATACCGCTCCGCCGCATCTCGATCCGCAGGCGAAATTTCTCGATACGATCGCGGACATCACGCCCGAGATCGAAGCCATGGCCGGCGGCGCTGCCTCGGAACTGTCGCGCGGCGGCATGCGCACCAAGATCGATGCCGGCAAGATTGCCACGGGTGCGGGCTGCGCCATGATCATCGCGTCAGGCAAGACCGACCGCCCGCTGAATGCGATCGAAAACGGCGCCCGCTCCTCCTGGTTCGCGCCATCGGGCACGCCCGTCACCGCCCGCAAGACCTGGATTGCCGGACAGCTGCAGCCGGCCGGCGAACTGCATGTCGACGATGGCGCGGTGACAGCGCTTGGCGCCGGCAAGAGCCTGCTGCCCGCCGGCGTGCGCCGCATCGTCGGCCATTTCGGCCGCGGCGACACGGTTGCCGTCATCGGACCCTCGGGCCGTGAAATCGCCCGCGGCCTTGTCGGCTACGATGCCGAAGAGGCGCGCCAGATCACCGGCCGCAAATCGGCCGAGATCGAGGCGATCCTCGGCTATGCCGGCCGCGCCGCCATGGTGCATCGCGACGACCTCGTCATGACCGCGTCCGTCAAGACGAAGGCCGAGACATTGAAGAAGGATGAAGCCCATGCTTGA